TCCAAATGCAAAAGGACCTTATAATAACAATTCTAATTTTACAACAGATCAGCCTACAGAAAAGTGGGGTGGTATTATGCGAGCTTTGAGTAGTACTAACTTTGAGCAAGCAAATGTAGAATATGTACAGTTTTGGGTGTTAGATCCTTATGTAGATGGCGATGCTACTACCTCGGGTGAATTGGTGTTTAATTTGGGTAATATTTCAGAAGATATACTTAAAGATGGTAGAAAACAGTATGAAAATGGTTTGCCAGGAGTAGGTAGTAATGATTTAGTTGCAGAAACGTCTTGGGGGCAAGTTCCTTCAACACAGTCTCTAGTATATGCTTTTGATGTAAGTGAGGTCAATAGAGGTTTACAAGATGTTGGTTTTGATGGTTTGTCGGATACCGAAGAGGCGTCAGTTTTTACTAATAATACAGGAAATGATCCTGCTTTAGATAATTATCAATATTATTTAAATAGAGATGGTAATGTGTTAGAGCGTTATTTGGATTACAACAATCCAGAAGGAAACTCACCAGTTCAAGTTACAGATACAAATCGTGGTTCTACCACCTTACCAGATGTGGAAGATATAGATCGTGATTTAACAATGAATACGATTAATAGTTACTATGAATATCGTATTCAGATAAAACCAAACACAACAGTTAATGATAAGTATGTAACGGATATTCGTGTTAACGAACTTTCGGGAACTGAAATTCCTGATGGTACTACCGTGAATAGCCGTTGGATTCAGTATAAAATTCCTTTGGCAGATTTTACCGGAGCTGTTGGTGGAATATCAGATTTCAGATCAATCAGTTTCATGAGAATGTATTTAACAGGATTCTCTAGTGATGTGTCTTTACGTTTTGCAACCTTAGATTTGGTACGCGGTGATTGGCGTTCGTATTCAAAATCGTTACAACCAGATGTAGATGATGATCCTACAGATGATAATACAATTGTAGATGTAAATACGGTAAACATACAAGAAAACGAAAATAGAGCTCCTATTCCTTATGTATTGCCACCGGGTGTAATTCGTGAACAATTAAATAATAACAATACGATTATAAATCAGAATGAGCAATCGCTTTCTTTTTATGTCGAAAATTTAGAAGCTGAAGATGCTAGAGGGGTTTATAAAAATATTAATATAGATATCCGTCAGTACGAGCAATTAAAAATGTTCATGCATGCTGAAGAAATATTTGATGCAGATTATTTAGATGGAGAAACTCCATTAGTAGGTTTCTTGAGGTTTGGAACAGATTTTACACAGAATTTTTATCAGATAGAAATTCCATTAGAATTTACGCCACATAATGCTACTTCTGCAGATGAAATTTGGCCAGAAAATAATGAACTAAGTATCGCCTTAAGTGATTTAGGGAAAGTAAAATCATTTGGAATAGCGAATCAGAGTTTAGCAGATGTAAATTATTATGAGGTTGTTAATGGTACTGTTTTTCGAGTAGAAGAATTTGCTGCAAGAACACCAGGAGTAACACGTATTGGTATTAAAGGTAATCCGTCTTTAGGAAGTCTTCGTAGTATGATGGTTGGGGTAAAAAACCAAGATAATCAACCTGCGAGAGGTGAAGTTTGGTTTAATGAATTACGCTTAGCGGGTATAAATAGTGAAGGTGGATGGGCAGCTGTAGGTGCTGTAGATTTAAATATGGCAGATTTTGCTAATGTTTCTGCAACAGGAAGTAAAAGTACTACTGGTTTTGGATCTGTTGATCAAACCACTATAGAAAGATCTTTAGAAGATATAGTTTCTTATGATGTTGTTACTAATGTTAATTTAGGGCAATTGCTTCCAAATAAATGGGGAGTACAATTACCTTTTAATTATGGTATTTCTGAAGAAATAGTTACTCCAGAATATGATCCTGTTTATGACGATTTAAAATTAGATGATCGTATTGATGCGGCAACTACTGCAGAAGAGAAAGATGGTATTCTAGCGCAAGCTGAAGAATATACAAAAAGAACGAGCATTAATTTTATTGGTGTTCGTAAGAATAGAAGTGATGAGGCAGCAGAAAATTTTTATGATATTGAAAATTTCACCTTTAATTATTCTTATAATGAAACAGATCATAGAGATTTTGAAGTTGCAAGTTTAAGAGAGCAAACGGTAAACACTGGTTTTGTATATAATCATAATTTTAAGCCTTTAACGGTTGCGCCTCTTGCGAACAAGGATTCAATTTTTACGGGTGCTTATTGGAAATGGTTAAAAGAATTAAATCTAAATTTATTGCCTACGTCTGTTTCTATAAATTCTAATATTAATAGAGCCTTTAATCAACAACGTTTTAGAGATGTATTAGAGCCTGGAGTAGATGCTTTAGAGTTGCCATTATTGCAACAACGTAATTATTTATTTAACTGGCAATATGCTTTAAATTATACATTAACTAAATCGTTGAGAGTAAATTTACAAGCATCAAATAATAATATTGTTCGTAATTACTTTAATCAGGACGAAAATTCTGCATCGCAAATAAATCAAGATTTAGAATTGTGGGATGGTTTCTGGGACATTGGTGAGCCAAATAGGCATGCGCAGCAAATGACCTTAAATTATGAATTGCCATTCAAGCTAATTCCTGCGTTAGATTTTATTTCTTCTCAATATACGTACACTAGTAATTTTGATTGGCAACGAGGCGGAGATGCGCTTAATGAAGTGGCTGGCGAAAATATTAATACGGTACAGAACTCAGGAACACATTCATTATCTGCAAATATGAACATGCAGAAGCTTTATGATGTAATAGGACTTAAAAAAGTTATCGGTAGTGCAAGAGCAAAAGCTGCTAGCAGTAGAAATGTAAAAACAGGTAAGGAAGAAGATTCGAATAAAACGAGTCCATTATTTAATACGTTTGTAGATGTAGTAACTATGGTAAAACGTTTGAATATTAACTATAGTCAGAACAGTGGTACTTCTCTTCCAGGGTATACCCAATCTATTGGTTTTATTGGTACTACTAGACCATCTCTAGGGTATGTATTTGGTAGCCAACAATCAGATATTCGTTACGAAGCAGCTAGAAATGGTTGGTTAACAACATTCGATGAGTTTAATGATCAATTTGTTCAGAATGTCAATAAGAGATTAAATATTACAGCTACCGCTCAGCCTATAAAAGATTTGACGATTGATCTTTCTGCAGATAGACAATATCAGAATAGATATGAAGAAAATTTTACGGTAAGTAATCTCGGAGATGACCAATATGAATATCAAAATTTATTGGGTAATGATTATGGTAACTTCAGTGTTTCTACAGTAATGATTGGGACTATTTTTGGTAAAACGGATGAATTTACATCAGAAGCATTTGAAACCTTTAAGCTCAATAGAATTACTATTGCCAACAGACTTATTGAAGATAGAGGGCAGACGCCTGGGCCTTTAGATGAAGATGGTTTCCCTGAGCAATATGGAAAATCTAACCAAGAAGTGTTGCTTCCTGCGTTCTTTGCTGCCTATACGGGTCAAGGAGTAGATAGAGTAAATTTAGATGCCTTCAGGGATATTCCAATTCCAAATTGGAACTTAAAATATACTGGGTTAATGAACAGTAAGTGGTTTAAGAAGAAGTTTAAGCGTTTTTCTGTGAGCCATGGGTATAGAGCTTCCTATAGTATCAACTCTTTTCAGACGAATTTGGAGAAGGTACAATTGCAAAATGAAGGCTTACCGGCAGTTAATGCAGAGACGTTAGATATCTTGCCAGACAATATTATTAGTAATGTGGTACTAACTGATGAATTTAATCCTTTAGTTAAGGTAGATTTTGAAATGAGAAATTCTATGAGCGTACTTGCAGAAATTAGAACAAGTCGGGTGTTGTCCTTGAGTTTTGATAATAGCTTGCTTACAGAAATTAATGGAAAAGATTATACCGTAGGTTTGGGGTATCGTTTTAAAGATGTGCAAATGGTTACGAATATAGGTGGTCAGAAAACAAGATTAAAAGGCGATTTAAATATTAAGCTTGATGCTACCATGCGTGATAACATTACTTATATACGGAATTTAGATTTAGATAATAACCAGATCACATCAGGTCAAAACTTATTTTCAATCAAGTTGGGTATCGATTATGCGTTAAGTAAAAATTTGAATGCTTTATTTTTCTACGATCATTCTTTTACAAAATTTGCCGTGTCTACTGCTTTCCCGCAAACAACAATTAATACTGGGTTTACCATTCGTTATAATTTTGGAAATTAAACGTAGTCATCTTTTTCTTGAATACCTTATATTAATATTTTACATTTGTTTTATAGAATTTTATAAATAAATGTTATGAATATACCGTCAGAATTAAAATATACCAAAGATCACGAGTGGATTAAGATCGAAGGTGATGTTGCAACAGTGGGTATTACCGATTTTGCACAAGGAGAATTAG
This genomic stretch from Cellulophaga algicola DSM 14237 harbors:
- the sov gene encoding T9SS outer membrane translocon Sov/SprA — its product is MKNRAKPTLKSYRFKLLIVFIIFFGVSQLTNAQDTNEQEVDSVKTGYALGRIKMENPKSIISKYTYDPNLDRYIYSETVGEFDISYPIILTPKEFQELVRKETMKSYFKDKMDAYSGKKEGSEEARKNLLPNFYVNNSFFQSVFGGNTIEVIPQGSVAMDLGVIWQKNDNPSLSPRNRTNLSFDFDQRISLSMLGKIGERLTVNANYDTEATFDFQNIVKLDYTPTEDDIIQKIEIGNVSMPLNSSLIQGAQSLFGVKTQLQFGKTTVTAVFSDQQSQNNTVVAQGGGAINDFAITALDYEEDKHFFLSQYFRDTYDRSLENYPYKNTSVQITRLEVWVTNRSQQTLNVRNVVGIQDLGEAESEKTRIGGMNGAPSGFFNTSSAGSLPRNGANDFDPALIGNGGALTASVRDIATVEAGFNVSGGYQINQGFDYAILENARKLTESTDYQFDQQLGYISLNQRLSNDEVLAVAFQYTYKGQVYQVGEFATSSDATTTTTTGVTTEVNNNTLVLKLLKSNITTVSDPIWDLMMKNIYATGAYSLSQDDFKMNILYTDPTSRNYITKVNDIGWPANLEGRILLDVFNFDRLNVYNDVQSGGDGFFDFYEGITINSQNGSIIFTKVEPFGEYIFETLGGGVYDVANDQGYTDNQKKYVYRNMYALTKAAALEDSDKNKFLLKGEYKSTGSNGISIGAFNVPQGSVTVTAGGRQLQEGIDYTVNYQAGTVQIIDPSLQASNTPINISVENTAVFGQQSRRYTGLNVEHQVNKNFLIGGTLINLNERPQTQKANYGSESVNNTIFGLNTNFSTEVPFLTRLVNKLPNIDTDVPSNLSVRAEVAMLKPSTPKNDDFDGESTTYIDDFEGAQSSIDIRSSLSWSLASAPLEFADGGQLSGSSPNDPLNLENGYGRAKVAWYSIDPIFYTTQRPAGVSDSDVSKNSTRRVFIDEVFPETDQAVGQTRVQTTLDLAYYPNAKGPYNNNSNFTTDQPTEKWGGIMRALSSTNFEQANVEYVQFWVLDPYVDGDATTSGELVFNLGNISEDILKDGRKQYENGLPGVGSNDLVAETSWGQVPSTQSLVYAFDVSEVNRGLQDVGFDGLSDTEEASVFTNNTGNDPALDNYQYYLNRDGNVLERYLDYNNPEGNSPVQVTDTNRGSTTLPDVEDIDRDLTMNTINSYYEYRIQIKPNTTVNDKYVTDIRVNELSGTEIPDGTTVNSRWIQYKIPLADFTGAVGGISDFRSISFMRMYLTGFSSDVSLRFATLDLVRGDWRSYSKSLQPDVDDDPTDDNTIVDVNTVNIQENENRAPIPYVLPPGVIREQLNNNNTIINQNEQSLSFYVENLEAEDARGVYKNINIDIRQYEQLKMFMHAEEIFDADYLDGETPLVGFLRFGTDFTQNFYQIEIPLEFTPHNATSADEIWPENNELSIALSDLGKVKSFGIANQSLADVNYYEVVNGTVFRVEEFAARTPGVTRIGIKGNPSLGSLRSMMVGVKNQDNQPARGEVWFNELRLAGINSEGGWAAVGAVDLNMADFANVSATGSKSTTGFGSVDQTTIERSLEDIVSYDVVTNVNLGQLLPNKWGVQLPFNYGISEEIVTPEYDPVYDDLKLDDRIDAATTAEEKDGILAQAEEYTKRTSINFIGVRKNRSDEAAENFYDIENFTFNYSYNETDHRDFEVASLREQTVNTGFVYNHNFKPLTVAPLANKDSIFTGAYWKWLKELNLNLLPTSVSINSNINRAFNQQRFRDVLEPGVDALELPLLQQRNYLFNWQYALNYTLTKSLRVNLQASNNNIVRNYFNQDENSASQINQDLELWDGFWDIGEPNRHAQQMTLNYELPFKLIPALDFISSQYTYTSNFDWQRGGDALNEVAGENINTVQNSGTHSLSANMNMQKLYDVIGLKKVIGSARAKAASSRNVKTGKEEDSNKTSPLFNTFVDVVTMVKRLNINYSQNSGTSLPGYTQSIGFIGTTRPSLGYVFGSQQSDIRYEAARNGWLTTFDEFNDQFVQNVNKRLNITATAQPIKDLTIDLSADRQYQNRYEENFTVSNLGDDQYEYQNLLGNDYGNFSVSTVMIGTIFGKTDEFTSEAFETFKLNRITIANRLIEDRGQTPGPLDEDGFPEQYGKSNQEVLLPAFFAAYTGQGVDRVNLDAFRDIPIPNWNLKYTGLMNSKWFKKKFKRFSVSHGYRASYSINSFQTNLEKVQLQNEGLPAVNAETLDILPDNIISNVVLTDEFNPLVKVDFEMRNSMSVLAEIRTSRVLSLSFDNSLLTEINGKDYTVGLGYRFKDVQMVTNIGGQKTRLKGDLNIKLDATMRDNITYIRNLDLDNNQITSGQNLFSIKLGIDYALSKNLNALFFYDHSFTKFAVSTAFPQTTINTGFTIRYNFGN